The window TTCTACCAAAGCATTTACCGGGCACACGTTGGCAGCAGCAGCAGGAATTGAAGCGGTATTTTCAATTTTAGCCATGCAAAACAGTGTGATCTTCCCGAACCTGAATTTCAAAACAAAGATGGAAGAGTTTGATCTTACACCGGTTACAGCACTGAAAGAGAAAAACATCAATCATGTGCTTTCCAACTCATTCGGGTTTGGAGGAAACTGTTCCACCTTAATTTTCTCAAAATCATGAGTGCAGTATACATCAACAGTGCATCCTGTATATCTGCTCAGGACACTTTAAACGAAAACATTCTTCAGAATCTTACGCCTGAAAACTCTTCCAATATCCTCAAAGCGATAGAACCCAATTATAAAGAGTTTATTCCGCCCGCGATGATCAGAAGAATGTCTAAGACAGTAAAAATGAGCTCCGTAGCATCGCATTACGCACTGAAGGAAGCCGGAATTGAAAAGCCGGATGCCATCATCGTAGGAACCGGAATGGGCTGCTCGCAGGATTCTGAAAAGTTCCTGAAAAACGTAATTGATAACCATGAAGAATTCCTTACGCCTACCTTTTTTATCCAGTCTACCCATAACACGGTAGCCGGGCAGATTGCTCTGGGATTACAGTGCCATGCTTATAACTTCACGTATGTAAACACTTCTTCTTCACTTGAGTTTTCGTTACTGGATGCCCAGCTCCAGATCAATGACGGTGAAGCAGAAAATGTTCTGGTAGGCTCTACCGATGAGCAGACCGCCAGAACCATGGAGCTTTACAGTTTAAATAATACCATTAAAAAAGAAGCCGATCTTCCAGCTGATTATTTAAATTCTAATACCAATGGAGTAATCTGGGGCGAAGGGGCCAGCTTTTTTGTGGTAGGAAAAGATCAGACAGAAAGTTCTTATGCGAAACTTAAAAATATTCACATCAGCAACAAAGTTGAACTGCATGAAGTGCAGGATTTTATCCGGAATTTCTTAGCTCAGAACAGTCTTTCAACCGGAGATATAGATGCTGTTATTTTAGGATTCAGCGGCGATGCTGCATCTGATGTTTATTATACAAAAGCAAAGGATCTGTTTCCGGATTCATCACAGCTGTATTATAAACATCTGAGCGGAGAATTCAATACGGCCAGTGGTTTTTCACTATTTATGGCTTGCCATATTCTTAAGAAACAGCAGATCCCGGAAATCATGATGATCAATTCCCTGAAAAAAGAAGGGGTGAAGAATGTCCTTCTTTACAATCATCTGGCGGGTCATGACCACAGCCTGGTAGTATTAGAAAAGGCATAGTTGTTGAAATTAACCATTACACGGCCTATTTGTCATTCAGAGCGAAACGCAGTGAAGCGGGGAATCTCAATTAGAAATTAGTCTGGACCCTTACGGAGTGACAATGGTATACAATAAATAGTACGGCTATAAAACTTGTAATAAAGCAATCAGCAATGAAACATTATCCATTCATCCTGTTTTATCTTTTCTGTAACGTTTTTATTTATGCGTTTCACGGCGGCTTTTGGGTATATCTGTTTTGTTTTTTTGCTTTTTGTGCTGTGGTAGTCTGGGGCTCATTTGATATTGAGCTTGGATATTTCGTCAACAGCATTACTCACAAACGCACCAGAATAAAAGAAGCAGCTCTTACTTTTGATGATGGCCCCACAGAATTTACACCAAAGTTTTTAGACCTGCTAAAAGAGCATCAGGTAAAAGCCACCTTTTTCTGTATCGGAAAACAGATTGAAAAATATCCTGCAACTTTTCAGAGAATTATTGCTGAAGGTCATACAATTGGGAATCATACTTTAACCCATTCGAATTCCACAGGATTTTTATCCACCTCAAAAGTGATTGAGGAAATTGAAAAGTGTGATGAAATCATTAAAAATACGGGAAATATAACAACTGA of the Chryseobacterium aureum genome contains:
- a CDS encoding beta-ketoacyl synthase N-terminal-like domain-containing protein, yielding MSAVYINSASCISAQDTLNENILQNLTPENSSNILKAIEPNYKEFIPPAMIRRMSKTVKMSSVASHYALKEAGIEKPDAIIVGTGMGCSQDSEKFLKNVIDNHEEFLTPTFFIQSTHNTVAGQIALGLQCHAYNFTYVNTSSSLEFSLLDAQLQINDGEAENVLVGSTDEQTARTMELYSLNNTIKKEADLPADYLNSNTNGVIWGEGASFFVVGKDQTESSYAKLKNIHISNKVELHEVQDFIRNFLAQNSLSTGDIDAVILGFSGDAASDVYYTKAKDLFPDSSQLYYKHLSGEFNTASGFSLFMACHILKKQQIPEIMMINSLKKEGVKNVLLYNHLAGHDHSLVVLEKA
- a CDS encoding polysaccharide deacetylase family protein, which codes for MKHYPFILFYLFCNVFIYAFHGGFWVYLFCFFAFCAVVVWGSFDIELGYFVNSITHKRTRIKEAALTFDDGPTEFTPKFLDLLKEHQVKATFFCIGKQIEKYPATFQRIIAEGHTIGNHTLTHSNSTGFLSTSKVIEEIEKCDEIIKNTGNITTDLYRPPFGVTNPNIAKAIKKTHKVSIGWNVRSLDTITDDEKKIYSRVTKGLKSGSIILLHDTSEKTFRVLANLLVFLKDKKYSTFTVDTVINSNKND